In the genome of Candidatus Paceibacterota bacterium, the window TGGTCAAAAGGGTGCCTGCGAAGGATTATTGCACAATCGGGTTTAATATAACTTTTTGGAAGGCAGATTTTTCTAATGAAGACAAGACGGAAGATTTCGCGACTTCGTTTGCAAAGATCTTAAACAGTTTACACGAGAAGATAAAGTTAAGGTTGGTTTACCTTCCGAGTGCGCCAGAAAGAGATTCCTTAATGTATGAGCTTTTGTTAAAGAAAATGGACCCGTATATAAATCTAGAGTACCCAAAGATATCAACCCCATTGCAGTATGTAGAACATACCTCTGAACTCGATTTATTTATCGGTATGAGGATGCATTCCATCATTATGTCTTCAAATGTGACTCGTCTGCCTACCCTTGGAATTATCTATGACGAAAAAGTTCAAGCTTTGAGTGAAGAGGAAGGGTTGGGGGACAACTTCTTTTCTATTGAGGATGTTATAGAGTATCCAGACAAAGTAGAAAGGAAAATATATGATTCCATAGATGATAAGTTACCGGCAATTGATTTTAATAATGTAAGACAGGATTCATTAAAAATGATAGACGTAATAAAACCTATTATTTTCCACAAAGATACTGAATAAATTATGAACAAAATATTGTTTACAACTAGTTGGGATGATGGTTCTGTACTGGACTTGAAGATCGCCGATTTATTATCGCATTATGGTATGAAAGGTACATTCTATATTCCAAAGAGCTTTGATGGAAAAAATGATAAGCATTCTGCTTATAACCGCCGACTCACAGAGAACGAGATTTGTTCTATTGCTACCTCTCATGAGGTGGGAGGACACTCGCTTACTCATCGCAGGCTTACCAACATCTCCTTGGAGGAGGCGAGAGGCGAGATCTTCGCATGTAAGGATTTTTTGGATAAAGTTACCGGTTCTCCAACCAAAGCGTTTGCTTACCCCGGTGGCGAGTTTGACAGGCAGATTACAGGAATAGTTAAAGAGGCAGGGTTTAAAGTTGCCCGAACGACCCAGAAGCTCACCATCCAGATGACTAAAGGACAGTTTCTAATGAGTCCGACTATTATATGTCAGCCATTTCCCTTCCGTAAATTAGACGCAAATCGATACTATTTTGGGAGGATTCTCGACCCTGTGAATGCTTATACACCAAAGCAATTTGTGCCCTCGTGGCAGTCGCTAGCAAGGAAGTGGTTTAAGAAATCTCTTGTTGAAGGCAGCTATTTTCATCTATATGGCCATTCTTGGGAGCTTGAGAAATATGGTATGTGGCAAGAACTTGAATCCTTCTTGAAATTTGTTAAAGAGTATGGCGACGTTATTTATTTGTCCAACAGCGAAGTTATGGAACAGGTATAGAGTCCGACTTTCTTGATGATACATTTCATATTAAACTTAAGATAAGATGAAGCCACAGATGACACCAAAAGAAATTGAGATGATGGAAGAAATACTGTCATCGTATGGTCCACACATCGATGTCTTAGAGTGGGGTAGTGGCGGTAGTACAGTGTACTTCACGCGGTTCCTCCATAGTAAAGATATCTCGTACACATGGACAAGTATTGAATATAACAAGCTCTGGTATGACAAAATATCGGAGGCGGTGAGTAATGACGAAGATGTTGCGCTGAAACTTTTTGATGTTGGAAATACTGAATTAAAACAACCTTATACACAAATGGATGAGTATGTCGCGTACCCTAGGACGCTCGGAAAGAAATACGACGTTATTCTTGTTGACGGAAGGAAGCGACACAGATGCTTGCTTGAAGCAAGTAAGTTATTAAGACCTGGTGGCACCGCGATTCTTCACGATGCGCGAAGGACGTATTACCACGGCGCTTTTTCTGCGTACCCAAACAGTCGCATGCTTTTATGGACGGGTCTCTGGCAAGGAAAGCTGGAAGACCCAGGTTTGATTTGTAGAGCTATAAACTTTATGAGATATTGGTGTTTCCGTGCGTATACATTTTCGTTTCGCTTACGTCCAAGATCCTCATGAAGATAATACTTTTACATGACAGTTTCCCCCCATATAGTTTTGGGGGCGGTGGGATTTCTGTCCAAGGAATTGCCGCTGTTTTGAAAAAAATCGGTCACGATGTCTCCGTTATTACCACGTGCAGGAAAGAAAGCGAGGAAGGAGTTTTCGACTGCGAGGGCATTAGGGTATTTAGGATAGCAAGTGACTACAGTGAAAGATGGCGTGCGTATCGAAGTCTGTATAACAATAAGGTTGTCCATAAGGTAGAGGAGATATTTAAGAAGATAGGTCCAGATGTTGTACATATCAATAGCATACATCACCACCTTTCATATCACTGCCTAAAGCTTGCTAGACAACAATCAGAAGTCGTTATATTTACCGCTCGTGATGTCATGCTATTTAATTTTGGTAAATTGCAGACGAGTAAGTATCTAAGAAATTTTGATTATCGCACAACTTGGCATGACCATATTAAACAAGCAAGGAAGCGATGGAACCCTTTTCGTAATTTTATTATTAAGAGATACCTTAGGTATGCGGATAAGGTCTTTGCGATAAGTAAGTCATTAAGGGATGCTCTTAACCAGAATGATATAGAACACGTTGAGGTTATATACAATGGGATTGATGTTAGTGAGTGGCTTGTTGACCAAAGGATAGTTGTCGATTTTCAGACTAAGTATAGTCTGCAGGGTAGAAGAGTGATTTTATTCGGAGGAAGGTTGAGTGCAGCAAAGGGGGCAGAGAAAACACTTGAAGCACTTGTTAAAATAGTTAAGGAGATACCGAATGCAACACTGCTGGTCATGGGTAAGATTGATTGGTATGCGCAGGTAATGAAAGGGTACGCTCGAGACCTAGATATAGAGGAACATCTTGTTTTTACTGGGTGGATTAAGGGAGATGAAATAAGGGCTGCATATGCGGCCTCTAATGTGGTATTAATGCCATCAATTTGTTTTGATTCTTTTGGCAGGATTAATATAGAAGCGATGGCTTCCAAGAAGCCCGTTATTGGAACTTGTTACGGAGGAACCCCGGAGATTGTAGATGATGGAGTGACGGGTTATATAGTAAACCCCATGTATCCAGAAGAGATTGCCGAAAAGACCTTAGATTTACTCAAAAATCCAGAAAGAGCGGATAGGTTTGGTAAAGCTGGTTACGAGAGAGTAAAGAGTCATTTTAACCTGGAAGACAAGGTAAAAGAATACATTGCTGTATACGAAGCATTGTTAGAGGAAAAGAAAAGTGGGCCAATGTAATCTATTAAAACCATGACCACATTAAAACCCAAAGAGAGAATACTTGTTGTTTGCGGCAAGGATTTTCCTACCACACGCAGAATTAAACACAAGTTTAATATAATCGTAGCAGATAAGATATTTCAAAAGGATGTAGAGACTCTAGGTTGCAGATTTATAGAACTCGGAATGTTTGTTGATCCAGGAAGCGTTTACAAAGCGGGCTCTTTCCTTGAAGAACTCTCTATATTGACCCTCCCGGATGGTTCCCGTCTTTCAAGGCGCTTTATATATAAAGGTTATGAATTATGGTGGATACATTACAATAGTCTTTTTACTTATTTCTCTTTACCATACACTCAATATAAGAGGCTGCTTGAATATCTGAGGGATTTTCAGAGAGTGTCCTTTTATCAGCCTTCATTCAAGAGCCTTTTCTCTTGTTATCTACGTGCGTATGGGTGTGAAGTAAGTACTCTCCATGGGAGACATTTAAAATTTCCATCATTCCTTCCATTTGGTGTCTTATTTCAGATAATCCTTACCCTATTAAGTCTGCCTATTCTCACCATAAAGAAGTCGCCTGCGATGCTATTCACCGGAGACAAGTTTGAAGAAGACAAAGACTATGATTTTAGGATGAAATTTATTTATGAGGAGCTACGACAAAGAAATATCCGTTTTGTTGAATTTATCCGTAGTTTGGAATCGTGGAAGACTGTACTAAAGCATGCACTTAAACGAAGGAGACCTGTGATTTATTCAGACAGTATAGTTTTTATTGGACGGTTTATAAGCATAATATCAGGTGGGCGACGTCGCGCTGAGCAGAAATTTGGCACTCATAAACTTATTTCTGAGACGGATCCTGAGAACCGGTTCAAATATCTGGTGGCTACCCAATACCTCCTTACGGTGTACGATGACGTTTGGGCAATACGGATTATGGAATGGATTTTACACGCGATTGGTATCAGGGTAGCGCTGGTTATAAGTGCATCAGAACGCAGTTTTCACACTGTCTTAGGGTGTAAATTGAATTCCATACCAACAGTTGGAATCATGCACGGTGTTGCATCACGCTACGGAACTCCTTGTGACTTTATGATTGGCTTTGATGGCAAGAAGATGCTTTCGGTTGACAATTATGGTGTTTGGAGTGATTGGTGGAAGGTGCACTATATGAGGAATAGTCAATCGTACAAACCTGAACAGATTCATGTGTCTGGTCCCATGCGTCCGCTTATGTTGGTGGAGGAACAGAATACAACCTCGACATCACAAGATGAACGAATGAGGGTGCTTTTTATCGCCGAGCAAACAGCTGATCCTAGTGAAGTGATGCTATATCTCCATAAGCTTTTACATTGCACGGATATAAGGTTGACGATAAAGTTCCGTCCATATCGCGACGGTTTTGAAATATGGCTTTTAGAGAACGAACCCCAGATCTTAAAACTCCCGCATATAAAGGTTGTTAAGGGAGGTATGCAAGAAGCAATTCAAAATGTCGATGTTGTCGTTGGTTGTCATAGCACCGCTGTACTTGAAGCACTACTTCAGTTAAAAGTTCCCATCTTCCTTCGCACACAAAAGTGGGGTGACTACTACAGCATGACTCAATCAGATAAAACCCGACACCTAATCGCCGAGAATCCAGGAGAGCTCATTGAGCAGATTCAGCACGCAGGCACCATCACCCCAAGTCTTTTAACAGAGTTGCGCGAGCAATACTTTGGTGATCCGCATAAAAACGGGAGCAAGTGGGTGGTGGATCAGGTAGAAGAGATCCTGCAGAAGACAAACTAAGTATTTGTGTTTCTTCTCCACATACCAATACCAATCAATAGTGCTATCAGAGAATTGGATACATTTGCTATCACAAGTCCAAGTACTCCTCCCCAGATTCCTAGAATCACATAAAGTGTGACGAGTATGACACTTTGAATTATGCTTCTGATGAAAATGAGACGAGATAATTTCTGTGATTCAAAAAGGAGGCTGACATAGCGGTTGGGCATTGCAAAGATAAAACCTAACGCTAATATCTGCGAGTAGACAACCCCCTCTATATACTGAGGTAGTAGGTATTTGAATAAATATGGCGAGATAAGTATATATGTGACCGCTATAAGCGTACCGATGAACATTCCCTGGAAGATTCTTTTGTAGAAAACAGTATTTATTTCTTCAGGTGTCTTTGTTGCGAACTTGGGGAATCCTAAGCCGACCCAGTTTTTCATGAATGAGGTTGCTCTGTCTGGTACAGCAAGGGCAAGCCAATACACAGCAAGCTGTGCCGGACCCCAGAAGTGCGTGAGAATGATCTTGTCTATCTGTCCAGTGATTGGTCCAATGAGTCGTATAAAACTTAGCTTGCGACCATACTTGAGTACGTCTCCAACATCGCCCTCTAGAGACGGCTTGAACTTTCGCAGGATGACAATATAAAAGAAGAGTGTTGTGGCAAACGTCGTAATAGCATAAGCGGCTATGAGCCACACTATTTCTCCGCTTAACAGGATTGCAGCTAGAATACCGCCCACATATACGAGAGTGGATATGATGTTCGATATGCTAGCGAATTGGAACTTTCTTTTCCCTTCAAGATAAGCGCCGTATGTATTTAAGGCGAGAGTTGAAGGAACAAAGATACCTAAAATAAGAAAGGATATCGCAAGAAGAGTATTGTCATTTATGAAATAGTATCCGCTGAAGGTAAAGAACGCAGTAAGCATCAACAAGTTCCACTTGAGTTGGTATTTGACAGAAACCCTGAGCGCTCCGTCGTGCCCCGCGGCAACAGCTCTTGCAACTGCGCTGTTCATGCCGGTGAGCGTGAATATATTCAACACGCCTGCTAAGGCAAGGATGTAGCGGTAGAGACCATAAACATCTTTTGGTAGCAAGTTAGCAAAAGCCACTATGAGCCCCAACGAGAGAATGCTCGTGATGGTTTGTCCAAATGTCACCCAAAAGCCGCCTTTGGCGAGGTAGAGCATGTCGGTTTTTGTGTACTTTTCGCTCCAACGGAGGAGGCGATAGAGCTTGTTTCTGGCTTTGGGTATCATGGTATGTATCTTAATCTATTGCGTGCGGTCGAGCTAGCACCACAGGGCGCAGGGTGGTATAGTTTTTCTATGAAAGTTGAGAATATTCTGAGAAAAGTGGTCCTTGCGGGGATCTTTTTGATTCCATTTATTCCGTTCATCGTTTCCTCAAGTCTCTTTTTCCCGTTCATTACCGGGAAAAACTTTGCATTCCGTATCATAGTTGAGATCATCTTTGGCGGCTGGCTCGGGCTTATGCTCTACAATCCGGCGTATCGGCCGCGTTTCTCGTGGCTTCTTGCGGCAATCGCCTCGTTCGTCGGCATCATTGCCCTTGCTGACATTTTTGGCGAGAACCCGCTTAAGAGCATCTGGAGCAACTTTGAGCGCATGGAAGGTCTGGTGACGCTCGTGCATCTCTTTATGTACTTCCTCGTAGTTGGAACTGTCCTTAATACGGAAAAGTTGTGGACACGATTCTTGAATACATCTGTTGCGGTCTCCGGCTTGCTCGGCATCTACGGTCTCTTCCAGCTTTGGGGATTCATCACCATCAACCAAGGTGGTGTGCGACTTGATGCAACATTCGGCAACGCGACGTATCTCGCAATCTACATGCTTTTCCATGTATTCATCACTGCACTGCTTTTGATGCGTTTTAAAGGGGATCGAATCGTGCGACACCTCTATATAGGAATCATGGCGCTACAGGTGATGATGATCTACTTCACTGCGACACGTGGTGCGATTCTCGGTCTTCTCGGCGGAGTGATTTTCGCCGGATTGCTCGTTGCTATTTTTGAACGAGAACAAAAGACACTTCGCAAGACCGCAATCGGTGCGGTAGTCGCGGTGCTTCTTGTTGTTGGCGGGTTCTTCGCTATCAAGAACACTGAGTTTGCAAAGGGGAGCCCGGTGCTTGGTCGTTTCACCAACCTCTCACTCTCAAGCGGTACGGTTGACGCGCGCTTCCAGATTTGGGGCCTAGCTATTGAAGGGGTCAAAGAACGACCACTTCTCGGTTGGGGGCAGGAGAATTTTAACTTTGTCTTTAATAAGTACTACAAGCCGGAGCTCTACAAGCAGGAGCAGTGGTTTGACCGCACGCACAACATTGTCTTCGACTGGCTGATTGCCGGTGGCATCCTCGGTTTCCTCGCGTACCTTGCTATAGCACTCGCGACACTCTTCTACCTGTGGCGGCCGCGTAATACCTTCTTGTCTATTCCTGAGAAGAGTGTCATCACCGGTTTGCTCGCGGGTTACGGCTTCCACAACCTCTTTGTATTCGACAATATCATAAGCTACATTCTCTACTTCACGGTGATGGCGTTCGTGTGCTTCTCGTATCGGGAGAGCATCAAGCCTGAAGTGGGTGAGGTAGAAACAAAGACTCTCGGTACCGACATAACCTCCCGTGTGTATGTGCCAATTATTGTTGTGATTACCATTATGGCGCTGTATCTAGTGAACGGGAAGCCGATACTCACCGCGCACGCGCTCCTTCGCGCAATTGCGACACAGCCGGGGAGCGCAGAGCAGATTGAGTCGTTCAAGAAAGCGTTTTCGTACGACACATTTGGCAACCAGGAAGCAGCAGAGCAGCTTGCGCAGATCTCGACACGCATCGCAGCGAATCGTTTTGATATTGAGGTAAAGCAGCAATACCTCTCGCTTACCGAGACGGAGATGCAGAAGGTTGTCGACCGGGTACCAAACGACGCACGCACACAGCTTTTCTTCGGGACAGTATTTGACTCGTTCAGTCAGTACGCAAAGGCGCAGCCGCACCTTGTGCGCGCGAACGAGCTCTCACCCAAAAAACCAACCATCCTCTATCAGCTTGGTTTTAATGCATTCAATCGAGGTGATACAGCGGGCGGACTTGGGATCTTTAAGGAAGCATATGAACTTGCTCCAGAATCGAAGGACGGAGCGATTTACTACGCGGTTGGTGCGGTGAATTCAGGCGACCGAGCTCTCCTTGAGGATATCCTTATCCCAACGTTTGGTTCCATCATTGTCGATAGCGACCACTTGGTGCAGGCGTACTTTAATAATGGGATGCTCCATGAGGTGCTTGCGGTATGGAGATTGCGCGTCGAAGAAGACCCAAACAATCCACAGAAACGCCTTGGGCTCGCCGCTGCGTATCTTGAGCTTGGTCAACGCCAGAATACGATAGCTGAGCTTGAGAAGATGATCGAGCTTGATCCAAACTATAAAGCGCAAGGAGAGTACCTTATCCGTGAGATTCGTGCCGGAAGGAATCCGTAATTAGAGTAGAGGTTGCATTTTTTTGAGAATGTGCTATATTATATTCGTGAGTGTCACATTCGTGTGGCTCTAACGAAAATCTGCGTAAGTCCCGCCCTCGTGGCGGGTTTTACGTTTCTGAAGAAATACCCATTTAAATATACATTTAAATGGGTATTTCTTTTAGGTTGCACAGTGCATTGTGAAGCGCGTATACTAAGTGGGTGCGGCGATCCTCCCAAGGTACGGGGGACGGCGGCACTCACATTAGATCTTCGTTTTGGAGCTCGCACCCGTTCCCCATATCTCGGTGGGATCGCTTGCAGAAAAAACAAAACCGATACACATGTATCGGTTTTGTTTTTTTAAAAAGTACATGAACACAACAACAGTATTAATAACGTCATTAATGCTGTCGGTGATAAACATTTAACTAAAAAGATCTAACGTTACAGATTTTTTATTTTTTGAATTATTTTTTGTTATCCACAAAAACTTTTTAACTTTTTATTGTGTTTGCACGTTGTACGTTCGATAATATAAGTAACTTCTCTAACGCGTTACAACGTTTTCTTTTGTACAAAAGAGGAGGGGTCGACATTACTAAGAAGATCATTCATTAGACATCATGCCAGCACGAAAACGAAAAGCAGCTAAGAAGACAACACGTCGCAAGGTTGCTAAGAAAGCAGCTAAGAAGACGACGCGTCGCAAGACAACTCGTCGTAAGGTTGCTAAGAAAGCAGCTAAGAAGACGACGCGTCGCAAGACAACTCGTCGTAAGGTTGCTAAGAAAGCAGCTAAGAAGACAACTCGTCGTAAGGTTGCTAAGAAAGCAGCAAAAAAGACTACCCGTCGACGAAAGCGATAGTAGCCTCTTTGCAGGACTATTTCTAACAAAATCCCCCGGAGAGGTCAATGACCACCTCCGGGGGATTTTGTGCTACTATAGGTGCGTATGATTACTGCTTTTAAGAAGCTATTTGGTGACGAGCATGCCACGGCACTCAAGAAACTGAACCCCATCGTCGCGAAGATAAACGAGCTTGAGCAGGCTACTGCGCCACTCTCTGATGATGACCTTCGTGCGCGGACGGCTGAATTCCGCACTCGACTCAAAGAGGGGGAGACTCTCGACGATCTTCTACCAGAGGCGTTTGCTGTCGTGCGTGAAGCGGCGAAGCGAACACTCGATCAGCGCCACTACGACGAGCAGCTTCTCGGCGGCATCGCGCTTCACCAAGGCGACATCGCAGAGATGCGCACTGGAGAAGGGAAGACTTTAGTTGCAACACTTCCGGTGTACCTCAATGCGCTTCCCGGGAAGGGTGCGCATGTGGTGACAGTAAACGACTACCTCTCACGGCGTGATGGTGTGTGGATGGGGCAAGTCTACGCATTCCTCGGTCTCTCAGTCGGTGTCATAAATCAAGGACAATCATTCCTCTATGACCAGTCTCATACAAATAAAGGAGAAGACGAGGAGCGTGATGAGCTTGGTTCGTTTAAGGTAATCCACGAATTCTTACGCCCATGTAGCCGAAAAGAGGCATACGAGGCAGACATTACGTACGGGACAAACAACGAGTTTGGGTTTGATTACCTTCGCGACAATATTGAATACGAGAAAGAGAAGCTCCGCCAACGTGAGTATTATTTCGCTATTGTTGATGAGGTAGACTCGATTCTTATTGATGAGTCGCGCACACCGCTTATCATCTCGGCGCCGACAGTCGAGTCGGAAGATCTCTACACAACATTTGCGGACATTGCGCGGCGATTTGTGAAAGATACCGATTTCTCTGTCGATGAAAAGCAGAAAGCAATCACACTAAGCGATGAGGGTATCGAGAAAGCGGAGAAAATTCTCGGTGTCGAGAATATCTATACTGAAGGTGGTATTAAGTATGTGCATCATCTCGAGACCGCCGTGCGCGCAAAGGCACTTTTTGAAAAGGACAAAGAATATGTTGTGAAGGATGGGGAGGTGGTTGTTGTTGATGAATTCACCGGACGTCTCCAGCCAGGGCGACGGTGGTCGGAAGGACTCCATCAGGCAATTGAGGCAAAGGAGGGTGTCGAGATCCAACGTGAGTCGCGCACCTTTGCGTCAATCACATTTCAAAACTATTTCAGGCTCTACGATAAGCTCGCGGGTATGACGGGAACCGCAGAGACATCCTCGGAAGAGTTCTATAAAGTGTATGGACTCAATGTACTCCCTATCCCGACCCATGTGCAACCGCAGCGTATTGACCGCGACGACCTCATCTACCAGAGCGAACTCGGCAAGTTTAAAGCTGTTGCGCGAAAGGTGGGTGAGCTTCACGAGAAGGGACAACCAGTTTTGATTGGC includes:
- a CDS encoding polysaccharide pyruvyl transferase family protein produces the protein MKPKNHKKIVIGAGYGMGNLGDEAICETIINDIHSVDGSASITVLVFEKNLFLESHPDLIDNRRIRVLSMDFRRGTLRRPRKLFDLLLGIVAVIYCDIFIWGGGNLIRDRKYWLNIYIKPLLLAQALRKKIIIWSIGIDNISKPEVIKLANKIRKVDAFSVRDRASKDNFLNISRHFNTGEIDVIRDPVFHFSSLVKRVPAKDYCTIGFNITFWKADFSNEDKTEDFATSFAKILNSLHEKIKLRLVYLPSAPERDSLMYELLLKKMDPYINLEYPKISTPLQYVEHTSELDLFIGMRMHSIIMSSNVTRLPTLGIIYDEKVQALSEEEGLGDNFFSIEDVIEYPDKVERKIYDSIDDKLPAIDFNNVRQDSLKMIDVIKPIIFHKDTE
- a CDS encoding polysaccharide deacetylase family protein yields the protein MNKILFTTSWDDGSVLDLKIADLLSHYGMKGTFYIPKSFDGKNDKHSAYNRRLTENEICSIATSHEVGGHSLTHRRLTNISLEEARGEIFACKDFLDKVTGSPTKAFAYPGGEFDRQITGIVKEAGFKVARTTQKLTIQMTKGQFLMSPTIICQPFPFRKLDANRYYFGRILDPVNAYTPKQFVPSWQSLARKWFKKSLVEGSYFHLYGHSWELEKYGMWQELESFLKFVKEYGDVIYLSNSEVMEQV
- a CDS encoding class I SAM-dependent methyltransferase: MKPQMTPKEIEMMEEILSSYGPHIDVLEWGSGGSTVYFTRFLHSKDISYTWTSIEYNKLWYDKISEAVSNDEDVALKLFDVGNTELKQPYTQMDEYVAYPRTLGKKYDVILVDGRKRHRCLLEASKLLRPGGTAILHDARRTYYHGAFSAYPNSRMLLWTGLWQGKLEDPGLICRAINFMRYWCFRAYTFSFRLRPRSS
- a CDS encoding glycosyltransferase family 4 protein encodes the protein MKIILLHDSFPPYSFGGGGISVQGIAAVLKKIGHDVSVITTCRKESEEGVFDCEGIRVFRIASDYSERWRAYRSLYNNKVVHKVEEIFKKIGPDVVHINSIHHHLSYHCLKLARQQSEVVIFTARDVMLFNFGKLQTSKYLRNFDYRTTWHDHIKQARKRWNPFRNFIIKRYLRYADKVFAISKSLRDALNQNDIEHVEVIYNGIDVSEWLVDQRIVVDFQTKYSLQGRRVILFGGRLSAAKGAEKTLEALVKIVKEIPNATLLVMGKIDWYAQVMKGYARDLDIEEHLVFTGWIKGDEIRAAYAASNVVLMPSICFDSFGRINIEAMASKKPVIGTCYGGTPEIVDDGVTGYIVNPMYPEEIAEKTLDLLKNPERADRFGKAGYERVKSHFNLEDKVKEYIAVYEALLEEKKSGPM
- a CDS encoding oligosaccharide flippase family protein: MIPKARNKLYRLLRWSEKYTKTDMLYLAKGGFWVTFGQTITSILSLGLIVAFANLLPKDVYGLYRYILALAGVLNIFTLTGMNSAVARAVAAGHDGALRVSVKYQLKWNLLMLTAFFTFSGYYFINDNTLLAISFLILGIFVPSTLALNTYGAYLEGKRKFQFASISNIISTLVYVGGILAAILLSGEIVWLIAAYAITTFATTLFFYIVILRKFKPSLEGDVGDVLKYGRKLSFIRLIGPITGQIDKIILTHFWGPAQLAVYWLALAVPDRATSFMKNWVGLGFPKFATKTPEEINTVFYKRIFQGMFIGTLIAVTYILISPYLFKYLLPQYIEGVVYSQILALGFIFAMPNRYVSLLFESQKLSRLIFIRSIIQSVILVTLYVILGIWGGVLGLVIANVSNSLIALLIGIGMWRRNTNT
- a CDS encoding O-antigen ligase family protein gives rise to the protein MKVENILRKVVLAGIFLIPFIPFIVSSSLFFPFITGKNFAFRIIVEIIFGGWLGLMLYNPAYRPRFSWLLAAIASFVGIIALADIFGENPLKSIWSNFERMEGLVTLVHLFMYFLVVGTVLNTEKLWTRFLNTSVAVSGLLGIYGLFQLWGFITINQGGVRLDATFGNATYLAIYMLFHVFITALLLMRFKGDRIVRHLYIGIMALQVMMIYFTATRGAILGLLGGVIFAGLLVAIFEREQKTLRKTAIGAVVAVLLVVGGFFAIKNTEFAKGSPVLGRFTNLSLSSGTVDARFQIWGLAIEGVKERPLLGWGQENFNFVFNKYYKPELYKQEQWFDRTHNIVFDWLIAGGILGFLAYLAIALATLFYLWRPRNTFLSIPEKSVITGLLAGYGFHNLFVFDNIISYILYFTVMAFVCFSYRESIKPEVGEVETKTLGTDITSRVYVPIIVVITIMALYLVNGKPILTAHALLRAIATQPGSAEQIESFKKAFSYDTFGNQEAAEQLAQISTRIAANRFDIEVKQQYLSLTETEMQKVVDRVPNDARTQLFFGTVFDSFSQYAKAQPHLVRANELSPKKPTILYQLGFNAFNRGDTAGGLGIFKEAYELAPESKDGAIYYAVGAVNSGDRALLEDILIPTFGSIIVDSDHLVQAYFNNGMLHEVLAVWRLRVEEDPNNPQKRLGLAAAYLELGQRQNTIAELEKMIELDPNYKAQGEYLIREIRAGRNP
- the secA gene encoding preprotein translocase subunit SecA codes for the protein MITAFKKLFGDEHATALKKLNPIVAKINELEQATAPLSDDDLRARTAEFRTRLKEGETLDDLLPEAFAVVREAAKRTLDQRHYDEQLLGGIALHQGDIAEMRTGEGKTLVATLPVYLNALPGKGAHVVTVNDYLSRRDGVWMGQVYAFLGLSVGVINQGQSFLYDQSHTNKGEDEERDELGSFKVIHEFLRPCSRKEAYEADITYGTNNEFGFDYLRDNIEYEKEKLRQREYYFAIVDEVDSILIDESRTPLIISAPTVESEDLYTTFADIARRFVKDTDFSVDEKQKAITLSDEGIEKAEKILGVENIYTEGGIKYVHHLETAVRAKALFEKDKEYVVKDGEVVVVDEFTGRLQPGRRWSEGLHQAIEAKEGVEIQRESRTFASITFQNYFRLYDKLAGMTGTAETSSEEFYKVYGLNVLPIPTHVQPQRIDRDDLIYQSELGKFKAVARKVGELHEKGQPVLIGTVSIEKNELLSAYLKQAGVPHQVLNAKNHEHEGEIIAQAGKRGNVTIATNMAGRGVDIKLGGNPGTEGEYEAVKALGGLFVLGTERHEARRIDNQLRGRSGRQGDPGETQFFVSLEDSLMRVFASDMIKNMMGRFGIPEDQPIENKMITRSLESAQTKIEGFHFDARKHVLQYDDVLNQQRSSVYRDRHAILVGQDDDVLQRLDGIISGDARLIKVITEKKEELGKDAFVTTVRRMLLQIIDMLWVEHLEMMDYLRGSVNLRAYGQRDPLVEYKKEGLRMFKDMEGSFAHHVREALPKIGATAFSQEEQKMKEVHESARLIGGDVAPGSVAKQVPVSGVKKVGRNDPCPCGSGKKYKHCHGK